A window of Eubacteriaceae bacterium ES3 contains these coding sequences:
- a CDS encoding transposase, with product MLPQKQLSFAEIYADCTHFFEQDKHHFLSLLEEKLDLHALVPHSFYSHYYACNGRHRDFELCSILWAFILQRIFSIPTDTLLITFLKFSSELRDFCGFSRVPHASQLTRFKQDYLPDLQSFFHQLVDVTEPICQKIDAHKAMMTIFDTSGIEAYVTENNPKFANKIIKQLKAFKKTHQLNDSYDPYKAAYGAMPTHAKANSSIKQLYINGHFCYVYKFGMITNGLGIVRDISFYDANFLVDHPDIAVEKKSDSPDEDKSLHDTKALIPVLSDFFKKHPLIVPKLFIGDAAFDSSVIYHSLLTDLKFEKAFIPLNSRGSLSYSDCPVNEHGIPCCPDNPSLPMKPEGKTRRKNGLVRFKFTCPKTRWVRQQSGKSKRQCFCEKPCTPSSCGRMFYVYPEKNLRAYPGTLRGTDEWQQIYKIRGVVEQSLNHFKDSFCVAGRKTRNARTLRADLLLAGITQLITVILADNIHQLQYIRSLKKLIA from the coding sequence ATTTTACCACAAAAACAGCTTTCGTTTGCTGAAATTTATGCTGATTGCACTCATTTTTTTGAACAGGACAAACATCACTTTCTTTCACTGCTGGAAGAAAAACTTGACCTTCATGCTCTGGTTCCACATTCTTTTTACAGTCATTACTATGCTTGTAATGGGCGACACCGTGATTTTGAGCTTTGTTCCATTCTTTGGGCATTCATTCTGCAGCGAATTTTTTCCATTCCCACTGACACCCTGCTGATCACTTTTCTCAAGTTTTCCAGCGAATTAAGGGATTTCTGCGGTTTCAGCAGAGTTCCCCACGCATCCCAGCTGACTCGCTTCAAGCAAGATTATCTTCCGGACTTACAATCGTTTTTTCATCAACTTGTTGATGTAACTGAACCAATCTGCCAAAAGATCGATGCTCATAAGGCCATGATGACCATCTTTGATACTTCGGGAATTGAAGCCTATGTTACTGAAAATAATCCCAAATTTGCCAATAAAATCATCAAACAGCTCAAAGCTTTCAAGAAAACCCATCAGCTGAATGATTCCTATGATCCCTACAAGGCCGCCTATGGCGCCATGCCCACCCACGCTAAAGCCAATTCTTCTATTAAACAGCTTTATATCAACGGTCATTTCTGTTATGTCTATAAATTCGGCATGATCACCAACGGCCTTGGCATTGTCCGGGATATCTCTTTTTATGATGCCAACTTTCTGGTTGATCATCCTGATATTGCTGTTGAGAAAAAGTCTGATTCTCCCGACGAGGACAAGTCGCTCCATGATACCAAAGCACTTATTCCTGTTCTTTCCGACTTTTTTAAAAAGCATCCGCTGATTGTTCCCAAACTTTTTATTGGTGATGCCGCTTTTGACAGCTCAGTCATTTATCACTCGCTGCTGACTGATTTAAAGTTTGAAAAAGCCTTCATTCCCCTCAATTCGCGGGGCTCCCTTTCTTATTCCGATTGCCCGGTTAATGAGCATGGTATCCCCTGTTGTCCGGACAACCCTTCACTTCCCATGAAACCGGAAGGTAAAACCAGGCGTAAAAATGGTCTCGTCCGCTTTAAATTTACCTGTCCCAAAACCCGATGGGTCAGGCAGCAATCCGGTAAATCCAAACGTCAGTGTTTCTGCGAAAAACCCTGCACACCTTCTTCCTGTGGCCGGATGTTCTATGTTTACCCTGAAAAAAACCTTAGAGCTTACCCAGGTACGCTTCGGGGTACTGACGAGTGGCAGCAAATCTATAAAATTCGCGGTGTTGTTGAACAGTCACTCAATCATTTCAAAGATTCTTTCTGTGTTGCCGGTCGCAAAACAAGAAATGCTCGGACGCTTCGCGCGGATCTGCTCCTGGCTGGCATTACCCAGCTGATTACTGTCATTCTTGCTGACAACATTCATCAGCTTCAATACATCCGCAGTCTTAAAAAACTGATTGCCTAA
- a CDS encoding ATP-binding protein, with protein sequence MISFKDQNTVNNTVNSIVDMTVNMGVFTTVGIQDKVLRSARFDLSDGSNLKNMEMAQIYADKFRKEFFQKGSGMIFWGNFGRGKSYTAACIANALIDKGIPVLITSFTRLSQQLYSEQDKNAFLAALNRYDLLNIDDLGVERKSDYMLENMFNVIDERYKSNKPMIITTNLTLEQLENPSSLALSRLYERILEKCTPLVFDGENLRDDKRVQNFEEAKKVFRGRGIN encoded by the coding sequence ATGATCAGTTTTAAAGACCAAAACACTGTAAATAATACAGTGAATTCGATAGTAGATATGACAGTAAATATGGGAGTGTTTACGACAGTGGGAATTCAGGATAAGGTACTCAGGTCTGCACGCTTTGACTTATCAGATGGCAGCAATTTAAAAAATATGGAGATGGCCCAAATCTATGCCGACAAGTTCAGGAAAGAATTTTTTCAGAAGGGAAGTGGCATGATCTTCTGGGGTAATTTCGGCAGGGGCAAAAGTTATACCGCGGCCTGTATTGCCAATGCTCTGATTGACAAAGGGATTCCAGTTCTGATTACAAGCTTCACCAGGCTCAGCCAGCAATTATATTCAGAGCAGGATAAAAACGCCTTTCTTGCAGCCCTGAATCGATACGATCTTTTGAACATTGATGATCTGGGCGTAGAGCGAAAAAGCGACTATATGCTGGAGAATATGTTTAATGTCATAGATGAGCGCTACAAAAGTAATAAACCAATGATTATTACCACTAATCTGACCCTGGAACAACTGGAAAATCCGTCATCGCTGGCACTGAGTCGCCTGTATGAAAGGATTCTGGAAAAGTGTACGCCGCTGGTCTTTGATGGGGAAAATTTGCGGGATGACAAGCGGGTACAAAATTTTGAAGAGGCTAAAAAGGTGTTTAGGGGGAGAGGAATAAATTGA
- the cas6 gene encoding CRISPR-associated endoribonuclease Cas6, with product MRLKLLYEFEHPEIPVSYRRAIMSFIKKALCEYDQKRFDNLYDQFACKRKSYSFAVSLPPGSRFLKDRIHLNGNSVTLYLSTADFSDLILLYNAFMEQVNKPFLFPLQNKLTLKKIDNINVQPIFADSVDIRMLSPLVLRNHDRETNKDQYVIFSDSNFNEQFKSVTSNMLKDMQMNYDSESLMIEPVQAKKTVISEFDTCFAVSIGNFRLSGDPKLLTFLQYSGAGVRRSQGFGLFKVL from the coding sequence ATGAGGCTAAAACTTTTATATGAATTCGAACATCCTGAAATCCCAGTTAGTTATCGAAGGGCCATTATGTCATTCATAAAAAAAGCATTATGCGAATATGACCAAAAGCGTTTTGACAATTTATATGACCAATTTGCTTGTAAGCGCAAAAGTTACTCATTTGCGGTTTCGTTGCCACCAGGTTCACGTTTTCTAAAAGATCGGATTCATTTAAATGGTAATAGTGTGACACTCTATCTTTCAACAGCAGATTTTTCAGACCTGATTCTTTTGTACAATGCTTTTATGGAACAAGTCAACAAGCCATTTTTGTTTCCGCTGCAAAACAAATTGACACTAAAAAAAATTGATAATATTAATGTGCAGCCTATATTTGCAGATTCAGTCGATATCAGAATGCTTTCCCCGTTGGTTCTACGAAATCATGATCGGGAAACAAACAAAGATCAGTATGTGATTTTTAGTGATTCAAATTTTAACGAACAATTTAAATCGGTAACGTCGAATATGTTGAAGGACATGCAAATGAATTACGATAGCGAAAGCTTGATGATCGAACCAGTCCAGGCGAAAAAAACAGTAATTTCTGAATTTGATACCTGTTTTGCTGTCAGCATTGGGAATTTCAGGCTTAGCGGAGATCCAAAATTATTGACCTTTTTGCAGTATTCAGGTGCTGGGGTGAGACGTTCTCAAGGCTTTGGATTATTTAAAGTATTATGA
- the cas8a1 gene encoding type I-B CRISPR-associated protein Cas8b1/Cst1, producing MSKDWTLFRTNDFIQNAGIVGLIGLLEHQGAVEGQDYCIDGSILNVATDYLMSLDLAKAYMNVLIDKYYDETHHAIALKKIGQLRYLLENQEEKDIKEKQKDIIDYLHDKLSSASYQSGYAILEGQNIETHIVAVVKKLKKENDNEKILQLLDELEAELNKPLVKDILAFKSIIYARINMFWENKAFLLPVNSKKQFEEVFSKDFSEPLKTYIQNDKKRKDHCIACGNPISGSKEKISIAFMKDMADDLTRKTSAFWNFKVDAFICPCCAFLYALVPLGFVAIGNNMVFVNTNSNIEFLLQSNRADKLKTEKEEPNKKISLLYNVIIANLIKKTKLKASNIQVITRRKFEERYDLNIIGKDVIEILLNAGQQIENLMKWHVKDGDHYINVYEQTIENVINHQNQYLLINRLFRLNLDQLSIVFAIYNVLMVQLYQCNYRKREGGKEMNKARLSFASKGGNDLRRTILNYSGTGSENQDESDNKLRGTVYQLLNALQVGDQFAFMNMLLRLSTSYNMKLPSVFMDAFLSEEDFLNIAYAFLVGLKGGYYEKGKNETMDEQNQEMKG from the coding sequence ATGTCAAAAGATTGGACATTATTCAGGACGAATGATTTCATCCAGAATGCCGGAATTGTCGGTTTGATAGGCCTTCTTGAACATCAGGGGGCTGTTGAAGGACAAGATTATTGTATTGATGGATCTATCTTAAATGTTGCGACGGACTATTTGATGTCGTTAGATTTAGCGAAAGCATATATGAATGTATTAATCGACAAGTATTATGATGAAACCCACCATGCGATTGCGCTTAAAAAAATTGGCCAGCTTCGTTATCTGCTAGAAAATCAAGAAGAAAAAGATATTAAAGAAAAGCAGAAAGACATTATTGACTATCTTCATGATAAACTTTCTTCTGCAAGCTATCAGTCGGGTTATGCTATTCTTGAGGGACAAAATATTGAAACGCATATCGTGGCGGTGGTTAAAAAATTAAAAAAAGAAAATGATAATGAGAAAATCCTACAGCTTTTAGATGAGTTAGAAGCAGAACTGAATAAGCCGCTAGTAAAGGACATATTGGCTTTTAAGTCAATTATTTATGCAAGGATTAATATGTTTTGGGAGAATAAAGCTTTTTTACTGCCAGTAAATTCAAAAAAGCAGTTTGAAGAAGTTTTTTCTAAAGATTTTTCTGAACCGTTGAAAACTTATATTCAAAATGACAAAAAGAGAAAAGACCATTGTATTGCATGTGGAAATCCGATCAGCGGGTCAAAAGAAAAAATATCCATTGCCTTTATGAAGGATATGGCCGATGATCTTACTCGAAAAACATCTGCTTTCTGGAATTTTAAGGTTGATGCTTTCATTTGCCCCTGTTGTGCTTTTTTATATGCGCTGGTGCCTCTGGGCTTTGTGGCAATCGGCAATAATATGGTTTTTGTCAATACCAATTCCAATATTGAATTTCTTTTGCAGAGCAATCGAGCGGATAAACTGAAAACGGAGAAAGAAGAGCCCAATAAAAAAATAAGTCTTCTATACAATGTGATTATTGCCAATCTTATTAAAAAGACTAAATTAAAGGCCAGCAATATTCAAGTTATCACACGCAGGAAGTTTGAAGAACGGTATGATTTGAATATTATTGGAAAAGATGTGATTGAGATTTTGTTAAACGCTGGCCAACAAATTGAAAATCTGATGAAGTGGCATGTTAAGGATGGTGATCACTATATTAATGTTTATGAGCAAACGATTGAAAACGTTATCAATCATCAAAACCAATATTTGCTGATCAATCGTTTGTTTCGTTTGAATCTTGATCAGCTAAGCATTGTTTTTGCAATTTACAATGTATTAATGGTTCAGCTTTACCAATGTAATTATAGAAAAAGAGAAGGAGGGAAGGAAATGAATAAAGCCAGATTGAGTTTTGCTAGTAAAGGTGGAAATGATTTACGCCGGACAATTCTTAACTACAGCGGTACAGGTAGTGAGAATCAGGATGAATCCGATAATAAATTAAGAGGAACGGTCTATCAGCTATTAAATGCATTGCAGGTAGGTGATCAGTTTGCTTTCATGAATATGCTTCTAAGGCTAAGTACCTCATATAATATGAAATTGCCATCTGTTTTTATGGATGCATTTCTATCCGAAGAGGATTTCCTTAATATTGCCTATGCTTTTTTAGTCGGTCTGAAAGGCGGCTATTATGAAAAAGGCAAAAATGAAACAATGGATGAACAGAATCAAGAAATGAAAGGATAA
- the cas7i gene encoding type I-B CRISPR-associated protein Cas7/Cst2/DevR, producing MEKKGLTLTFIMMAESANYSDGLNNISVLKKMNRGDSNQYSYISRQALRYNMIQQLGWDTTPVERQKKVVQFHPDATIKDYPEIDLFGYMKTSSKTDKDKGGAMTRSAVVRLSNAVSLEPYKGDMDFLTNMGLASRGNEPNTIAQSEIHASYYSYSIAIDLDLVGIDGEIEITSAEKADRIKKLLETILYLYRDIKGRRENLTPIFAIGGIYSRKNPFFENRIRVRNNQLVLEPVEEIIAGSDELEANTHVGFTGGLFNNSDDIKKLQNATAVADLFKTIEKEVDQYYG from the coding sequence ATGGAAAAAAAAGGCTTAACACTGACATTTATAATGATGGCTGAGAGTGCCAACTATAGTGATGGTTTAAATAATATTTCAGTTCTTAAAAAAATGAATCGAGGTGATTCAAATCAGTACAGTTATATTTCCAGACAGGCGCTCAGATATAATATGATCCAACAGCTCGGTTGGGATACGACACCTGTTGAACGACAGAAGAAAGTGGTTCAGTTCCATCCGGATGCTACCATTAAAGACTATCCTGAAATTGATCTATTCGGCTATATGAAAACAAGCTCCAAAACGGACAAAGATAAAGGCGGGGCTATGACCCGAAGCGCAGTTGTCCGGTTAAGTAACGCAGTATCTTTAGAACCCTATAAAGGGGATATGGATTTTCTAACCAATATGGGATTGGCATCCAGAGGAAATGAACCTAATACCATTGCTCAAAGTGAAATACACGCTTCCTATTATTCGTATTCGATTGCGATTGATCTTGATCTGGTTGGAATCGATGGTGAAATTGAAATCACGAGTGCTGAGAAAGCAGATCGAATTAAGAAGTTGCTTGAAACGATTCTTTATCTGTATCGGGATATTAAAGGACGACGGGAAAATTTGACACCGATCTTTGCGATTGGGGGAATCTACAGTCGCAAAAATCCATTTTTCGAAAATCGGATCAGGGTGAGAAATAATCAGCTTGTGCTGGAGCCTGTTGAAGAAATAATTGCCGGAAGTGATGAATTAGAAGCAAATACCCATGTTGGTTTTACGGGGGGGTTGTTTAATAACAGTGATGATATTAAAAAATTGCAAAATGCAACAGCGGTTGCGGATTTATTTAAAACAATTGAGAAAGAAGTTGACCAATACTATGGATAA
- the cas5 gene encoding CRISPR-associated protein Cas5, producing the protein MRKKLTNTMDKVIRLKCRQAMVNYRKPTSFIIKETYPLPPYSTIIGMVHNACGFTSYHPMKVSVQGRSSSNLSDLYTRYSFGNAKYEKARHQMSVPTKSGEYGIFKGIGNTELIGEIELLIHIQPEDENDLIIIKEGLINPEKYLSLGRYEDLLNIDEVEIQTLKQVDEAENRFDCYIPVQNPLCEEFESKGTTQYKINKRFEIDKKSGMRRWKEVIWVNHFCAHDTFEEAFVDEKNDIVFLV; encoded by the coding sequence TTGAGAAAGAAGTTGACCAATACTATGGATAAAGTGATCCGACTCAAATGCAGACAGGCGATGGTAAATTATCGGAAACCAACCAGTTTTATTATTAAAGAAACCTATCCGCTACCCCCTTATTCCACGATTATCGGGATGGTTCACAATGCCTGTGGATTTACAAGTTATCATCCGATGAAGGTCAGTGTTCAGGGACGATCCAGTAGTAATCTTTCGGATCTCTACACCCGTTATAGTTTCGGAAATGCAAAATATGAAAAAGCCAGACATCAAATGTCTGTTCCGACTAAATCGGGGGAGTATGGTATTTTTAAGGGTATTGGCAATACAGAGTTGATTGGTGAGATTGAACTGCTTATCCATATCCAGCCAGAGGATGAAAATGATTTGATAATCATTAAAGAAGGGCTTATAAACCCCGAAAAATATTTGTCGCTTGGTCGATATGAAGATTTATTAAATATCGATGAAGTTGAAATTCAAACGCTTAAACAGGTTGATGAAGCGGAAAACCGTTTTGATTGCTATATTCCGGTTCAAAATCCGCTGTGTGAAGAATTTGAATCAAAGGGGACAACTCAGTATAAAATCAACAAGCGGTTTGAAATTGATAAAAAGTCGGGGATGCGACGATGGAAAGAAGTTATTTGGGTAAATCATTTCTGTGCTCATGATACTTTTGAAGAAGCTTTCGTAGATGAAAAAAATGATATTGTTTTTCTAGTATAA
- the cas3 gene encoding CRISPR-associated helicase Cas3', translating to MEYLAKSKPQETLAEHTQNVLNQYDLLMSLYGELFTKTEKELIRTACEIHDYGKINLAFQSKIKGDKKYSDEIPHGFLSVLFLNRKEIENSYGKDYLFALITAVYYHHVRSEKITDNHQFKETANKFLTDETILDYFGKEMNLSFINRKKRIFDLDEGSVHQFDEKNYQRWIYYLVIKGILNKLDYAASGYYRSEQRLDQAEKAVTTCVQDFFNENPDIKGLLPAQAFMAENCDQNLIVIAPTGSGKTEGALFWLNNAKGFYTLPMKVSANAIYERIKDTYDFKKVSLLHSDGLAFFLKNRESADEDLFIRYTEVKRLSSLLTVCTIDQLFKFVFKSPGTEIFPATLRYSKLIIDELQMYSPEIIAFILYGLKIINDLGGKFLIMTATLPPFIIQLMREQSIQFKFETFAQGRFSYRHRISLREGEFDTQMILKAGVSKKVLVLCNTIKSAQKLYQEIKEKASVPVKLLHSGFIKKHRSTLEAEIIGFTEKSQENQEPGIWISSQIVEASLDIDFDMLFTELSPIDSLFQRFGRCYRSRNYDGKKPNIIIFKNDNGRKIIYDEEIYDRTYEELKKWENCLINEEDKQKMIEAVYDEKKIMETNYYQTIKKTFKIVKQIIPNEVKSEKVNYLFRKINSVSVIPDSVYRANQDEIETLKEIICSPGGKDGYSAEEMIKKSRAQDDLNQFTVNINLYHKWPKSIDKAPISPLIDIYRSASPYDFDEKKMTGGGIFINEQDVNEQCL from the coding sequence ATGGAATATCTGGCTAAATCAAAACCACAGGAAACATTAGCGGAACATACCCAAAATGTGTTAAATCAGTATGATTTGCTGATGTCACTTTATGGGGAGTTGTTTACGAAGACAGAGAAAGAATTAATTCGAACGGCCTGTGAAATTCATGATTACGGAAAAATCAACCTTGCTTTCCAAAGTAAAATAAAAGGAGACAAAAAATATTCGGATGAAATCCCTCATGGCTTTTTAAGTGTACTTTTTCTCAATAGAAAAGAGATCGAGAATAGCTATGGGAAAGATTATCTTTTTGCTTTAATCACAGCGGTCTATTATCATCATGTTCGCTCTGAAAAAATAACTGACAACCACCAGTTTAAAGAAACAGCCAACAAATTTTTGACGGATGAAACCATTCTTGATTATTTTGGAAAAGAAATGAATTTGTCTTTTATAAATCGTAAAAAGCGGATTTTTGATCTGGATGAAGGCAGTGTTCATCAATTTGATGAAAAGAATTATCAGCGCTGGATCTACTACCTGGTGATCAAAGGGATTCTTAATAAACTGGATTATGCAGCCAGTGGTTACTATCGGAGTGAACAAAGGCTGGATCAGGCAGAAAAAGCGGTTACGACTTGCGTGCAGGATTTTTTTAATGAGAATCCGGATATAAAAGGTCTTTTGCCGGCACAAGCTTTTATGGCCGAGAATTGTGACCAGAATTTAATTGTGATTGCCCCAACCGGGTCTGGAAAAACGGAAGGGGCTCTGTTTTGGCTGAATAATGCGAAAGGATTTTATACGCTACCGATGAAAGTGTCGGCCAATGCTATTTATGAAAGAATTAAAGATACGTATGATTTTAAAAAAGTATCACTACTGCATTCAGACGGTTTGGCTTTTTTTCTAAAAAACAGAGAAAGTGCGGATGAAGATCTGTTTATCCGCTATACAGAAGTGAAGCGTCTGTCTTCACTACTAACAGTGTGTACTATCGATCAATTGTTTAAGTTTGTTTTCAAAAGTCCAGGGACAGAAATTTTTCCGGCAACGCTTCGTTATTCGAAACTGATCATCGACGAATTACAGATGTATTCGCCGGAAATTATCGCCTTTATTCTGTATGGTTTGAAAATTATTAACGATTTGGGTGGAAAATTCCTGATTATGACAGCCACCTTACCTCCTTTTATAATCCAGTTGATGAGAGAACAATCCATCCAATTTAAATTTGAGACTTTTGCACAGGGTCGTTTTTCATATCGACATCGAATTTCATTACGTGAAGGTGAGTTTGATACGCAAATGATTCTAAAAGCTGGCGTAAGCAAAAAAGTTCTGGTGCTGTGTAATACCATTAAAAGTGCTCAAAAACTCTATCAGGAGATCAAAGAAAAGGCATCTGTGCCGGTAAAGTTACTGCATTCCGGTTTTATCAAAAAACATCGAAGTACATTGGAAGCGGAAATTATCGGTTTTACAGAGAAGTCTCAAGAAAACCAGGAGCCGGGAATCTGGATCAGCAGCCAAATAGTGGAGGCGAGTCTGGATATTGATTTTGACATGCTGTTTACAGAGCTTTCTCCAATTGACAGTTTGTTTCAACGTTTCGGACGCTGTTATCGAAGTCGTAATTATGACGGGAAAAAGCCAAATATCATTATTTTTAAAAATGATAATGGAAGAAAGATTATTTATGATGAAGAAATATATGATCGGACTTATGAAGAATTAAAAAAATGGGAAAACTGTCTGATAAATGAGGAAGATAAACAAAAAATGATTGAAGCTGTATATGATGAAAAGAAAATTATGGAAACAAACTATTATCAGACCATCAAAAAGACTTTTAAGATTGTCAAACAGATCATTCCTAATGAGGTGAAATCGGAAAAAGTAAATTATCTCTTTCGGAAGATCAATAGTGTCTCGGTCATTCCCGATTCTGTTTACAGGGCCAATCAGGATGAAATAGAAACTTTAAAAGAAATTATCTGTTCACCCGGAGGCAAGGACGGTTATTCAGCAGAAGAAATGATCAAAAAAAGTAGGGCACAGGATGATTTGAATCAGTTTACGGTCAACATTAATCTCTATCATAAATGGCCGAAATCTATAGATAAAGCTCCAATAAGTCCGCTAATTGATATTTACAGAAGTGCTAGCCCGTATGATTTTGATGAAAAAAAGATGACCGGCGGGGGTATTTTCATAAATGAACAGGATGTAAATGAACAGTGTTTGTGA
- a CDS encoding CRISPR-associated protein Cas4, which translates to MKEITGVMVSYSYLCLRKLWLFSNHLNMEENHENVTIGKLLDEHTYEREKKHFSVDGINIDFIKKNVIYEIKKSDAELEMAVNQVKYYLYTLQKRGMVVKYGVINVPTKKMTKNVELTNNDIIVIEERLAFIREIIDNSVIPERKRIPACKSCAYFELCFI; encoded by the coding sequence ATGAAAGAAATTACAGGAGTGATGGTTTCATACAGTTATTTGTGTTTGCGAAAGTTGTGGCTCTTTTCAAATCACCTAAATATGGAAGAGAATCATGAAAATGTCACTATTGGTAAACTATTGGACGAACATACCTATGAAAGGGAAAAGAAACATTTTTCAGTAGATGGGATCAACATCGATTTTATAAAGAAAAATGTGATCTATGAAATTAAAAAAAGCGATGCTGAACTGGAAATGGCGGTGAATCAGGTAAAATATTATCTGTATACGCTTCAGAAAAGAGGAATGGTCGTAAAATATGGGGTGATCAATGTCCCGACTAAAAAAATGACGAAAAACGTTGAGCTGACTAACAATGACATAATTGTGATCGAAGAGCGGCTGGCGTTTATACGGGAAATTATTGACAATTCGGTTATTCCTGAAAGAAAAAGAATTCCTGCCTGTAAAAGTTGTGCATATTTTGAATTGTGTTTTATTTGA
- the cas1b gene encoding type I-B CRISPR-associated endonuclease Cas1b, whose translation MNQSYYIFSAGELKRKDNSLAFLKSDGSKTDIPIERVYDLYIFGEMTYNTKLFNFLATKGVCVHLFNYYDFYTGSFYPREQRNSGKLLVQQVSFYTDEEKRLKLAKNFIEAGSYNIFRNMRYYHTREKCSGEALEKVSDLRNEINDATDIHMLMGIEGNIRKVYYETWTDIFSKDVEFEKRVKQPPDNMVNTLISFLNTMMYTKVLSEIYQTQLNPTISYLHEPGEKRFSLALDVAEVFKPLLVDRLIFSLINKGIISDSDFSKEENFLRMKEHTVQKIVQEFENELKRTIKHKKLNRTVSYNHLIRLELYKLIKHLINEKSYEGFKMWW comes from the coding sequence ATGAATCAGAGTTATTATATTTTTTCCGCGGGTGAATTGAAAAGGAAAGATAATTCATTGGCTTTTCTAAAATCGGATGGTTCAAAAACCGACATTCCGATTGAGCGTGTCTATGACCTTTATATTTTTGGAGAAATGACCTATAACACAAAACTTTTTAATTTTCTAGCTACGAAAGGGGTATGTGTACACTTATTTAATTATTATGATTTTTATACCGGCAGTTTTTATCCGAGGGAACAGCGAAATTCGGGAAAGCTCTTGGTGCAACAGGTCAGTTTTTATACAGATGAAGAAAAGCGTTTGAAATTGGCAAAAAATTTTATTGAAGCAGGTAGTTATAATATTTTTAGAAACATGCGCTATTATCATACTCGTGAAAAATGTAGTGGTGAGGCATTGGAAAAAGTTTCTGATTTAAGAAATGAAATTAATGATGCAACAGATATTCATATGTTGATGGGGATTGAAGGAAACATAAGGAAAGTTTATTATGAAACCTGGACGGATATTTTTTCGAAAGATGTTGAATTTGAAAAAAGAGTGAAGCAGCCACCGGATAACATGGTTAATACACTGATATCATTTCTAAATACCATGATGTATACTAAGGTGCTTTCAGAAATATATCAGACCCAATTAAATCCAACAATCAGCTATCTGCATGAACCAGGGGAGAAACGTTTTTCATTAGCATTGGATGTGGCAGAAGTATTTAAACCACTACTTGTGGATCGATTGATTTTTTCGCTAATCAATAAAGGTATCATTTCAGATTCTGATTTTTCGAAAGAAGAAAATTTTCTCCGAATGAAGGAACATACGGTTCAGAAAATTGTGCAGGAATTTGAGAATGAATTAAAGAGAACAATTAAACATAAAAAACTTAATCGTACCGTTTCTTATAATCACCTTATTCGCTTGGAATTGTATAAACTAATAAAGCATTTAATAAATGAAAAGTCTTATGAAGGGTTTAAAATGTGGTGGTAG
- the cas2 gene encoding CRISPR-associated endonuclease Cas2 gives MYIVLVYDIKLNEGGSRVLRNVFKSCKKYLVHLQNSVFEGEVSRDQLLALKLELKQYLREDEDSCIIFRARNNIWMNKEYLTNEVDKNTQFL, from the coding sequence ATGTACATTGTGCTGGTTTATGATATCAAGTTAAATGAAGGGGGGAGTAGGGTACTGAGAAATGTTTTTAAAAGCTGTAAGAAGTATCTGGTACATTTGCAGAATTCAGTTTTTGAGGGAGAAGTATCCCGTGATCAGCTTTTAGCGCTCAAGCTGGAACTGAAACAATATTTAAGAGAGGATGAGGATTCTTGTATTATTTTTAGAGCTAGAAACAATATTTGGATGAATAAAGAGTACCTTACAAATGAGGTGGATAAGAATACACAATTTCTCTAA